The following are encoded in a window of Lates calcarifer isolate ASB-BC8 linkage group LG20, TLL_Latcal_v3, whole genome shotgun sequence genomic DNA:
- the LOC108893445 gene encoding RAC-beta serine/threonine-protein kinase, translated as MNEVNVVREGWLHKRGEYIKTWRPRYFILKSDGSFIGYKEKPDLNDQTSPPLNNFSVAECQLMKTERPRPNTFVIRCLQWTTVIERTFHVDSNEEREEWMRAIQSVANSLKMREQEEEEPMDVFGSPSESSLEEMEVAMSKSRNKVTMSDFEYLKLLGKGTFGKVILVKEKSTGVHYAMKILRKEVIIAKDEVAHTVTESRVLQNTRHPFLTTLKYAFQTHDRLCFVMEYANGGELFFHLSRERVFTEDRARFYGAEIVSALEYLHSRDVVYRDLKLENLMLDKDGHIKITDFGLCKEGITPDATMKTFCGTPEYLAPEVLEDNDYGRAVDWWGLGVVMYEMMCGRLPFYNQDHERLFELILMEEIRFPRNLSPEAKSLLAGLLKKDPKQRLGGGPNDAKEVMSHKFFITINWQDVVQKKLTPLFRPQVTSETDTRYFDEEFTAQTITLTPPDKYNSLDCEEPGQQAHFPQFSYSASIRE; from the exons ATGAATGAAGTTAATGTAGTCAGAGAGGGCTGGCTCCACAAAAGAG GTGAATATATCAAAACATGGAGGCCCAGGTATTTTATCCTGAAGAGTGACGGTTCCTTCATTGGCTACAAGGAGAAGCCTGATCTAAATGACCAGACTTCACCACCACTCAACAATTTCTCAGTGGCAG AATGCCAGTTAATGAAGACAGAAAGACCTCGACCCAACACATTTGTCATCCGTTGCCTACAGTGGACCACTGTCATTGAACGCACCTTTCATGTGGACAGCAATGAGGAGAG AGAGGAGTGGATGCGGGCAATCCAGTCTGTGGCAAATAGTCTGAAGATGcgagaacaggaggaggaggaaccaATGGATGTGTTCGGCTCACCCAGTGAAAGCAGcctggaggagatggaggtggCCATGTCCAAGAGTCGCAACAAAGTG acaATGAGTGACTTTGAGTACCTGAAGCTGCTTGGCAAGGGGACATTTGGGAAGGTGATTCTGGTGAAAGAGAAGTCCACTGGAGTACATTATGCCATGAAAATACTGCGCAAAGAGGTCATAATAGCCAAG GATGAGGTGGCCCACACAGttacagagagcagagtgtTACAAAACACACGACACCCCTTCCTCACG acactgaaatATGCTTTCCAGACCCATGATCGACTCTGTTTTGTGATGGAATATGCCAACGGAGGCGAG CTCTTCTTCCATCTGTCACGGGAGCGAGTGTTCACAGAAGACCGGGCACGCTTCTATGGTGCTGAGATTGTATCAGCGCTGGAGTACCTGCATTCACGTGATGTTGTTTACCGTGATCTGAAG ctggAGAATCTGATGCTGGACAAAGACGGACACATCAAAATCACTGATTTTGGCCTCTGTAAGGAGGGCATTACTCCAGATGCTACCATGAAAACCTTCTGTGGAACACCTGAATATCTAGCACCTGAG GTCCTAGAAGACAATGACTACGGCAGGGCGGTGGACTGGTGGGGTTTGGGTGTAGTCATGTATGAGATGATGTGTGGCCGTCTGCCTTTCTACAATCAGGACCATGAGCGTTTGTTTGAGCTCATCCTCATGGAAGAGATCCGCTTCCCCAGGAACCTGTCGCCTGAGGCCAAGTCCCTGTTGGCTGGCCTGCTCAAGAAGGACCCCAAACAGAG GTTAGGTGGAGGTCCCAATGATGCCAAAGAAGTAATGAGTCACAAATTTTTCATCACCATCAACTGGCAGGATGTGGTACAGAAGAAG CTCACCCCACTCTTCAGACCACAAGTGACATCAGAGACAGACACCCGGTACTTTGATGAAGAGTTCACAGCGCAGACCATCACGCTCACTCCTCCAGACAAGT ATaacagtctggactgtgagGAACCTGGCCAGCAAGCACATTTCCCCCAGTTCTCCTATTCTGCTAGCATAAGAGAGTGA